The sequence GCGATGGAGGCCCTGGGGTGCGGGGAGCGGGCCGCGATCCGTACCGTCGAGTCGCTGATCGACGCGGGGGCGGTGACCTCGCCCACCGGGGAGGTCACCGCCCATGCCGCGCTGTACGAGGTGCCGCGGCTGCTCTGTCTGTACGCGCGCGAGCGCGAGGGGGCGCTCACCCCAGAGTGAGGAGCTCCAGCAGTCCCGTAGCGGACTCCCTGCCCGTCCCGCCCGTTCCGCGCGACAGGAAGTCCAGGGACAGCAGCAGTCCGGCCGCCCCCGTCGCCAGGTCGGCGGAGCAGCGCCGCAGGGTGGCGCCCGGGACGAGCAGCCGGTCCTCCTCGGCGACCAGGTGCCAGGTCAGGTTGCGTACGGAGGCCAGGACCTCGGGCCCCGTACGGCCGTCGGGCGACAACTGGCCCGCAGCGGCGGCCAGCCCCGCGCGCCCGGTGAACAGCCCCGGTTCGCGGACGAACTCCATGGCGCAGCCCGCGCGCACCCCGGGGATCAGGGCGCTCAGCGCGGGGTCCTCGTGCCGGGCGGTGTACGCCTGGGCCAGCAGCGCGACGCCCGAGCTGCCCTGGTTCAGATAGAGCAGATGGCGTCGGCCGTCCCGGACCTGGATCGTGCCGTCGTCCATGGTGACGAGGTGCCCGGCCTCGCGTTCCAGGGCGGTGCGGGCCGCCTCGCGCAGCCTCAACTCGCCGGTCAGCGCGTGCAGTTCCAGGTGGAGCAGGGCGGCCCCGCTCAGCCCGCGCAGCAGCCCCGCCGACTCCGGGAGGCGCAGCCCGTCCACCGACCCGCCCCGCGCCAGCCGGTCCAGGTCCCGGGCGGTGCGCAGGGCGGCGTCCACCAGTCCGGCGTCGGGGGCCGTGGTGCCGGTGGCGCGGGCCAGGCGCAGCGCGGCGAGGGCGAGTCCCGCGCGTCCGCTGAACAGATCGGCCGAGGCGGGCGGCGGTGCGGCGGACATCGCCCGGTCCCACAGCTCCCGGCCCGCTTCGGCGCGGCCCAGCAGGGTGAGCACCAGGGCGGTGCCCGGCAGCCCGTCGAAGAGGCCGCCCGCCTCGGCGGGGTCCCTGCGGAACGCGGCGGCGGCGAGCCAGTCCGTCCACTCGGCGGGGACGGGGGCGCCGGTGCGGTGCAGGGCGTACAGGACACCGGCCGCGCCGTGGGCGAGGTCGGTGCCGCCGGTGGCGAAGAGGCCGGGCCCGCCCGGGAAGAGCCGGTCGGCCCGCTCGGGGGTGGCTCCGGCGTGGATCCCGGCGAGCAGGCGGGTGCGGATCTCCGCCCAGTCCACGTCCGGCTCGAACAGGGCGGCCACCTCCGCCTCGCGCCGCCGTGAGGCCTCCAGGCCGTGCAGCAGGGCGGGCCTGGCGGGACCCGCGTCGGCGGAGAGCCCGTACCGCCTACGGGCCCAGCTCTCCAGCGTGAGGGCCTTGGCCCGTTCGAGACCGGCCATCTCCGTGAGCGGCATCAGCATGGTGAGCCAGGTCGCCCAGAGCGCGTACGCGTCGGCCTCCGCGCCCGGCGTGCCCGGGGGCGCCTGGAGGCCCTGGGCTCCGGCGAGCGGGGTGTCCTGGTCGTCCAGCTCGGTGGCGTACTCGAAGTCGACGAGGGCGATGCGGCCGTCGGGCCGGACGATGATGTTGGACGGGTGCAGATCGCCGAAGCGCAGGCCGCGCGCGTGGACCGCCTCCAGCGCCCGGGAGAGTTCGGCCACCATCGCGTCGGTCCAGGCGACGTACGGGGCGAGTTCGGCGGCCGTCACCGCCCCGCGTACGAGGGCGAAGCGGGCGACGATCTCGTCCAGGAGGGTGTTCCCCTCGATGTGCTCCTCGATCAGGAAGTGGTGCTCCCAGACCGTCCGTACGCCGTGCACCTCGGGGACGCAGTCCAGCCCGGCCAGCGCCGTCAGCGCCCGGTGCTCGCGGTGCAGCCGGGTGACGGCGTCGTCGCCCGCGCCGTCGAGGCCGCAGTGCGGGCGCGCCTCCCGCAGCACCACGCGGCGGCCCGTCTCCCGGTCGGTGGCCAGGTAGATCCCGCCCGCGTTGGAGAACTGGAGGGCCTCGGTGACCGTGTAGGGGAAGGTGTCGTCGCGGGCGGCGGCACGGGCGGCGAGGTGCGGGCGCAGGAACGGCGGCACCTCGACCCAGGAGGGCGTACGGAAGACCACCCCGCGCTCGTCGGGCACCAGGCTCCCCGAGGGGTCGCGCAGGGCGAGGACCCGGCCGCCCTCGCCGTCGTCGCACCAGCGGGGCACGTAGGCGCCGTAGCGCGTGTAGACCGGGGCGTCGCCGATGCGCAGGTCGCTGAGGATGTACGGGCCGCTGCGCCCCGCGAGGGCCGTGGACAGATCCTCGGCCAGGGCCAGGAAGGCGGCCTCGTCGGGCGGGTAGACGGCGATGAACTTGCCCGCGCCGCTGCGGTTCATGTGCTTGTCCGCCATCAGCGACAACGCCCGTGCGCTGCGCAGGAATTTGAACGGTACGCCGTGGCGCAGGCAGATCCGGGCGGTGTCGCGCAGGGTGGCCTCGGCCTCGCCGGGGACCGTGGAGACGTGGATCTTCCAGCCCTGCTCGGCGAGTTGGGCGTGCTCGGGCACCAGGGAGGTCCACAGGCCCACGGCCGAGCGGCGCCAGCCGGCGGGGGGCGGGTCGGTGGCGAGGCGGTAGCGGGAGTCCGCGTCGGGCAGCCGGTCCGGGGTGTCGTAGTACGTACGGTCGGCGAGGCAGTAGAGCTGGGTTTCCTGGACGGCAGGCACGGTCGGGCTCTCTTCTCGGTGAAGGAGGTCCGGAAGCCGGTCAGACTCCGGGGGCGGCGTGCTTGGCCTCGGGCTCCACCGGGTCGGCGGGCTCCGGCTGCGGTTCCTGGACCGGCGGGGCCGGTTCCGCCCGGGCCGAGGAGGCGAAGGTGACCACGAGGGCCGAGACCGCCAGCACGCACCCGGTCAGGGTGAAGGCCCACCGGGCGCCGAACGCCATCAGCAGGGCGCCCCCGGCCAGCGGCCCGAACGGCTGGACCATGGAGGACAGGAACCCGGCCGCGCTCTGCACCCGGCCCACCTTCTCCTCCGGGGTCACCACGAGCAGCTTCGACAGGAACCCGATGCTGGCGACCGTCGACAGGAACATGCACAGCGCGCACATCAGCCCGGCCACGACCGGCCGGCTGAGCCAGGCCATCACCCCGGCGGCCGCGACACAGGTCCAGCAGGTGGCGACGATCAGCACCCGGGAGTGCCGGGCCGGGCTGATCCTCGGTGCGAACAGCGCCCCGGCCAGGGCCCCGGCGGAGACACAGCTGATGACGAAGCCGCCGCCGATCCCGGAGCGGCCCCCGTCGGAGAACGCGGTCAGCGCGATGAAGGTGAGGGACCCGAACGCGAAGTTCATGCCCAGGCCGAAGATGAGCAGGACCGTCCGCAGGTAGGGGATCTGCCACAGGAAGGTGAGGCCCGCCGTCAGTTCGCGCTTGCTGAACGCCGAGCCCGCCGCCGTCCTGGCCCGCGAGCGGGTACGTACGAGAGCCACGCAGATGGTCGACGCGAGCAGGCCGAGCGCCTCGACAGCGAACGGCAGCGCCGGGTGGAGGCCGAAGAGCGCGCCCCCGACGAGCGGCCCGACCAGCCGGGCCGTCTGGGTGCGCGCCTGGAGCCGTGCGGTGGCGGTGCCCATCTGGTCGGCCGGGACGACCGCGCGCATCAGGCCGAAGACCGCGGGCGCGTAGACGCTGCTGATCACCGCGCCCGCCGCCGCGACGAGCAGGACGAGCACCATGGGGGCGTGCCCGTACAGGACGGCGATGGTCAGGGCGGTGACGACGGTCAGGCTGCCGACGTCGCACAGCCTCATCAGCCGGCGGCGTTCGATGCGGTCCGCCATCACCCCGCCGGGCAGCATGGTGATCAGGACGGCCCCCACGGACACCGTGCCGACGGCGCCGGCCTGCACCGGGGAGCCGGTCTCCTTGAGGACGAGCAGGGGAAGGGCGAGGGCGGTCATCTGCCCGCCGAGGACCGCGAAGAGGCCGCTCAGCCAGAGCAGCCGGAAGTCCCGGTTTTCGCGTAGCGGCTTGGTCATCGTGGTCTCCCGGTGGTGTGCGGGGGCGGTGGTGCGTTGGGGGGGGTGGCTTCTCCTGGGGTGCCGTTCGGGTGGGCGTGTGCGGCCCGGAATCGACGGCGGGGCGGCTCCGTCGTGACGGAACCGCCCCACATCACCGGCCGGCCGGGCGCCACGGCGGGGAGAGTTGCCTCAGCCCCTGTGGCGCCGCCCCGGTGCGGCCCGGTCAGTTCTCCAGGACGACGCTGAGCACGCTGACGCAGCTGCCCGGCGCGACGACCTTGTCGACGGACGTCTCCTGGAGGTCCAGCACGGAGTGCGCCTCGACCTCGGCGGACTCGTTCTCGTTGTTCTCGTCGGCGGCGGGCTTCGTGTTCTCGGACATGGTGGTCTCCGTCCACTCGTCACTGCTGGACCCGGAATCCGTCGGGTGCGTACCGCGGTCCCCGGTGCGGCGGGCCGTTGCCTGCCGTTGCCGAGAAAGTTAGGAGCGCCGGCCTCAAGGACGCTTCGGCGCCGGTATGGCGGCGGTATGGGGCCAGCTCGCCGACCGTGGACCCGCGCCCCGGCCCCGCCCGCCCCTCTCCGGCCCCCTCCCTGACCTGCGCCCATACCGTCGCCCAAGCGTTGGCAGACCGCCGGTGAACCGGTACGGCGCAGCCTGGGCGGGCGCGCACCGGCCCCTGGAGTACGGGCGCGCCCCAGCCCCGAAGGAGGCGGCCCGCATGGAACTCGCCGAACTCGTCGGACTGCGGCCCTTCCCGGCCGCCGGTCTGCTGCTCGGCCTCACCCGCCGCTGCCCCCTGCGCTGCCGGCACTGCTCCACCGGGTCGGACCTGACCGTGCGGGAGGAGCCGGACGCGGGCCAACTGCTGCACTTTGTCGACTCGTTCACCGCCGAGAACCGCCCGGACGTGGTCATGCTGACGGGCGGCGAGCCGCTGCTCCTGCCCACGCTCGTCGGTGAGCTGAGCTTCCTCGCCCGCCGCGCCGGATCGCGTACGGCGGTGCTGAGCGGGATGTTCTTCGCCCGCTCCCAGGAGATCCCGCCCGCGATCCTGCGCGCGATCGCCCAGGTCGACCACTTCTCCGCGAGCCTGGACGTCCACCACGAGCGGGAGGTGGCGCGCGCCGACGTGTTCCGGGCGCTGCACCGCATCCGGGAGTCGGGCATCCCCGTCAGCTTCCACCTCACGGGGACCGGGGCGGACGATCCGTATCTGGCCGACATCACCCGGGCCATCGACAGGGAGTTCGGCGGCCGGGTGCCGTCGCTGGTCAACGAGGTGCGGCCGTTCGGCCGGGCCGCCGCCTGGGCCCGGCCCGCGCGCAGCGGCCCCGACCCGTCGGCGGCGGCGCCGTGCTCGATGGCCGCCTGGCCGGTGGTCGCCTTCGACGGTACGGTGCTGGCCTGCTGCAACCAGGACACGGTGGACCGGCGCCCCGCCCCCGCCCATCTGGACCTCGGGCACATCGGCTCCGACGACTGGGAGACGGTACGCCGACGGGCCCTGGAATCCCCGGTGTTGCGCATGATCCGCACGGTCGGGCCCGCCCATCTGGCCGCCCGCTCCGGCGCCGGACCCCACGCGGGCTCCTACTGCGACGGGTGCCGGGCCCTGGGCGGCGACGAGGCGGTGGCGGCCGGGGCCCGTGCGGTGGCGGCGGGACCGGCGGGTGCGCTGCTGGACCTGGCCGCCGCGCGGCGCGGTGCGCGGGGCGGGCCGGAGGGGGTCGTACGGCGGCACGGCTGCTCGGCGTACGCGCCACTGGTGGGCGCCCGGAGCACCGGGAGCGCCCCGTGAGCATCATCTGGACGAGCACAGCGGCCACGGCCACCACCGTCTCAACGCGCCTGCGTACCAAATTGCTGCTGCTGGAACCGGAGTTCCGGGGTGCGACGGCTCATATGTGGCGTGCCGAGGGGCTGTTGGAGCGCTACCGGGCCTACCTCTGCACCATGCACGCCGTGATCCGGGCCTCCGTACCGCTGATGGAGCTCGCCCTGCGCCGCGCCTCGGACGCCCCCGGCGATCCGCTGTCGGAGCCGCTGGCCGCCTATCTGGTGGAGCACATCCAGGAGGAGACCGGGCACGACGCCTGGCTGCTGGAGGACCTGGTCGCGGCGGGCGCGGACCCCGGGGACGCGCTCGGTCCGCTGCCGCCGCCGGATGTGGCCTCCCTCGTCGGCCCGCAGTTCTACTGGATCGAGAACCACCACCCGGTGGCCCTGCTCGGCTACATCGCGGTGCTGGAGGGGTACGCGCCCGCCCCCGGGCTGACCGGCCGCATCGCCGCCCTGACCGGGCTGCCCGCCGCCGCCCTGCGGACCTTACGGGAGCACGCGGCACTGGACACGGACCACCTGGACGAGCTGTACGCGCTGCTGGACCGGCTGCCGCTGACCCGGGACCAGGAAGCGGCCGTCGCGGTCAGCGCGCTGCACTCCCTCGACGCGCTCACCCGGCTGTTCGTCCGGCTCGGGCGCTCCGCACCGGCGCCGTCGCTGCGGGGAGCCGGACCCACCTCACCGACGGGAGTCACCCCATGACCGGACCGCCGCAACCACCACCCACCGATCCCGAACAGCGCCCCACGGAGGCCGTGTTGTACGAGGCGGGCTTCCCCGTGGACCTCCTCACCGAGGAGCAGCGCCAGGTGCTGGGCGAGCTGTCACCGCAGGAGCTCACCCTGCTGCTGGACGTCAAGAGCCGGCTGGACGCGGTGGGTCCCGAGGTCCAGGCCCACGGCGAGATCGCGGGTGGCGCGCTGTTCTAGGCCCCAGCGGCGCCAGGGGCGTCCGCGCCAGGACGGGGGTCCGGCGCGGGCGCCCCGGGGCCGGATCAGCCACCGCCCCCTTCTTCCGAGGCGAGTTGGACCAGGAGAGTTGAGGACCCGCCATGACCTGCCCCTCGTGCCGACAGGAGCTTCCCTCCACGGCCCGGTTCTGCTCGTCCTGCGGGACGCCGTGCGCCGGTCCGGCCGTCGCCGCCCCCGCACCCGTGCCGCCACCGCCTGCCGAGGACGAACGCAAGCCGGTGACTGTGCTGTTCTGCGATCTCGTGGGCTCCACCGCCCTGTCGGGGGTGCTGGACCCGGAGACGCTGCGCACGGTGACCCTGCGGTACTTCGAGGCGATGAGCGAGCAGATCGTGGCGCGCGGCGGCACCCCGGAGAAGTTCATCGGGGACGCGGTCATGGCCGTGTTCGGCGTGCCGGTGGTCCGGGAGGACGACGCCCGGCGGGCCCTGGCGGCGGCGCTCGGGATGCGCCGGGCGCTGGACGCCCTCAACGAGGAGCTGCACGCCTCGCTCGGCATCCGGCTGACGACCAGGGTCGGGGTCAACACCGGTCAGGTGGTGGCCGGTTCGGATGCCACGGCCCGGCAGGCGCTGGTCTCCGGCGAGGTCGTCAACATCGCCGCCCGCCTTGAGCAGAACGCGGGCCCGGGCGAGATTTTCATCGGCCCGCAGACCCTCCTCGCCGCCGGCCCCACGGTGCGGGCCGAGCCCACGGGCCCGCTCCGGCTCAAGGGCAAGCGCGAGAGCGTGGAGGCGTACCGGCTGCTGGCGCTGGGTGCGGACGACCCCGAGCTGCTGCGCCGCTTCGACGCCCCGTTCGTCGGCCGCACCACCGAACTGGGCGCGCTGACAGGGGCGTTGGCGGAGTCCGTACGGGAGGACCGCCCCGTTCTGCTGCGGGTGACCGGCGAGGCGGGCATCGGCAAGACCCGGCTGGTACGGGAGTGGCTGGCGCTCCATGGCGGCGCGGGCTCCTTCACGTACGGGGCGGGCCGCTGCCGCACCTACGGGGACCACGGCACGCTGGCTCCCCTCGCCGACGCCGTACGCTCGCTGCTCCCGCCCGCCCACGCCCCCGGGGACGAGGCGGTCGAGGACGCGATGGCCCTGCTCACCGGGGGCCTGCTGCGCGACGGCACGCCCAACGCGCCCTTCGAGGACATGTGCGCCGCGCTGACCGTCGTGCTGACCCGCACGGCCCGGACCCGGCCGGTGGTCCTGGTCCTCGACGACTGGCATGCGGCGGCGCCCCTGCTGGTCCGGACGGTGGACCGGCTGACGGGCGGGTCCGGGCCCGCCCGCACCCTGGTCATCTGCGCGGGCCGCCCGGAGGAGGAGCCGGCCGACGGGAAGCAGGGGCACCTCCAGCTCACCGGCCTCCCCCGCGAGGAGGCGGCCCGGCTCGCGGCCGGTCTCGCCCGGATCGACGGCCGCCCCGCCCCGGCCGACGACCGGCTCCTGGCCCGTTCCGAGGGCAACCCGCTCTACCTGGAGCAGCTCCTCATCGACGACCGGGCCGCCGCCCCGGCCCCGGAAGGGGAGCTGCCGCCCACCCTCCAGGCCCTGCTGGGCGCCCGGATCGGGGCGCTGGCCCGGGCCGAGCGCGGGGTGGTGGACCTGGCCGCCGTGATCGGCCGGGAGTTCGCGGCGGCGGAGCTGGTGCGGCTGGAGCTGGCGGTGCGGACGGCGGAGCGGCCCGGATCAGCCCTTCCCGCCGCCCCCCAGGACCCCGGCCGCGTAGACGAGGCGCTCGCCGCGCTGGCCCGGCGGCGGCTGGTGGAGCCCGCGCCCTCCGGGGACGGGGAGTCGTCCGCGTACCGCTTCAGCAGTGGCCTGGTCCACGAGGTCGCCTACGCCTCGCTCTCCAAGCGGGCCAAGGCGGAGCGCCACGCGTGGGCGGCCGAGCTGCCGAGCGTGGAGCGGACCGGGGACGGCGCGGTCGGCGGCCATCTGGAGCGGGCCTACCGCTACCGCGCCGAGCTGGGGCTGCTGGACGACCGGGCCCGGTCGCTGCGGGACCGCGCCGCCGCCGCGCTGGGCCGGGCCGGTGCGCAGGCCGCCGCCCGGTCCGACCTGCACTGGGCGCACGGGCTGCTGGAGCGGGCGGTGGAGCTGCGGCCGGACGCGGCGCGCGCGGTGCTGGGGCTCGGTGAGGTACGGGTGGCGCTCGGCCGGACCGAGGAGGGCGCCGAACTTCTGCGTACGGTAAGGGATTTGACCACCGCCCCCGTGGAGTCCGCGCACGCCCGCCTGGCGCTGGCGGTGCTGGACCCGGCCGCGCGCCCCGGTCCCGCCGCCACGGCCCGCGCGGTGCTGCCGGTCTTCGAGGCGGCCGGGGACGCGGTGGGCCGGGCCCGCGCCCACCTCCGCCTCGCCCAGCAGCTCCAGCAGTCGGGCCGCCACGAGGAGGCGGAGCGCGACCACGCCCGGGCCCTGGAGCACGCGGTGGCGGCCGGGGCGGAGCCGGAGCGGGCCGGGGCGCTGGGTGCGATCGGGATCTCGCTCTGGCGCGGGCCCGTCCCGGTGCCCGACGCGGTGGAGCGGTGCCGCGCCCTGCTGGCGGCGCACGGCTCCGGCCGGCCGACGGTCCGGGTGACGCTCAACTGCCCGCTGGCCGTGCTGTACGGGCTCCAGGACCGGGCCGACGAGGCGTACGCGTGCCTGGCCGAGGCCGAACGGCTGGCCGGGACGCTGGGGTTCGCGGAGGCGGAGGTGTTCCTGCCGGTGTTCCGGGCGACGGTGGAGGCGCTGCTCGGCCGGGAGGCGGAGGCCCTGGCCCTGCTGGTTCGGGCCGACGCGGCGGCCCGGCGGATGGGCGCGGCGGGGATGCGGACGGCGCTCGCGCTGGACGCGGCCCGGCTGGAGCTGGACGCGGGGAGCGAGGACCGGGCGGTGGAGTGGCTGGCGGGCATCGGTGACACCTCGGCGCTGAGCCGCGCGGACGCCGTCGACCTGGAGGGGCTGCGAGCCCGGCTGGCGGCCACCGCCCGCCCGGACGAGGCGCTGCACCACGCCGACAGGGCCCAACGCGCCTCCCTGCTCACCGACTCACCGCTGGTCCAGGCCTCCGCCGAACTGGACCGGGCCCGCACGCTCGCCGCCCTCGGCCGCACGGCTGACGCGGTGGCGGCGGCCCGGAGCGCCGGGCAGCACTTCGCGGACAAGGGGCACCTGCCGGGAACCCGCCGGGTGGCGGCCTTCCTCAGGACGCACACAGGACCCACAGCCATGGCCACGACGAGCACGACGAGGGAAGGGAGCTGACCGATGGGCGCCACGGAGACCACGGCGACAGCCGGGACGAGGGCCGCGCCCGGGCAGGGCCTCACCTGGAGCCTGCGCGGGCGCGGCCCCGAGGACGTGCCCGTACTGGGCGACCCGGGGCCACCGGGCGGGCACCCCGCCGGGCCCGCCCTGGGGCGCGGCGTACGCGTCTGCGTCGTGGACTCGGGGGTGGAGCGCGACCATCCGCTGGTCGGCGAACCGGCCGCCTCCTGGGTGGTCGTCAAGGACGGGGAGAGCGGCGAGATCACGGTGGAGCCGACGACCACCGGCGACACCTGCGGCCACGGGACCGCGTGCGCGGGCATCATCCGCCGGACCGCGCCGGAGTGCGAGATCCACAGCGTACGGGTGCTGGGCGAGCGGTTCTCCGGCACCGGGGACATCCTGATGGCGGGGCTGCGCTGGGCGGTGGAGCAGCGCTTCGACGTGGTGAACCTGAGCCTGTCGACCACCCGCACCCGGTTCGCGCAGGAGCTGCACTCCCTCGCGGACAGCGCCTACTTCGCCCGTACGGTGATCGTCGCCTCGGCCCACAACACCCCGGTGGAGAGCTTCCCTTGGCGGTTCGCCTCGGTGATCTCCGTCGGCAGCCACCAGGAGGACGACCCCGACCTCCACCTCTACAACCCGTCCCCGCCCGTGGAGTTCTTCGGGCCGGGCCAGAACGTCACCGTGCCGTGGCTGGGCGGCCGGACGATCCGCACCACCGGGAACAGCTTCGCCACGCCGTACGTCGCCGGGCTCTGCGCCCGCATCCTCTCGGCCCACCCCCGGATGACGGCCTTCCAGCTCAAGAACGCCCTTTATCTGTCGGCGGCCAATGTGCGGCACGAGCCGGCCGCCGCGCACCCGCGTCCCTCAACAGCGGCAGGAGACAACCGCGATGACTCCGAAGACTGAATCCGCCCCCACCGCCTCCCCGTTCACCCCTGCCGACGCGCCCCGCGGCGAGCTGCTCCAGTCGGTCGTCGACGTGGCCCGGGCCATCTTCGGCGCGGCGGCCAGCTCGGTCCTCCTGCTGGACGAGGAGGCGGACGAGCTGGTCTTCCAGGCGGTCTCCGGGGAGGGCCAGGAGTTCCTGGTGGGCCGCCGGTTCCCGGCCGGGCGGGGCATCGCCGGCTGGGTGGCGACCTCGGGCGAGCCGATGGTGGTGGACGACCTGGCCGACGACCCGTCCTTCGACCGCTCGCTGGCCGAGTCGACGGCGTATGTCCCGAACTCTTTGATGGCGGCCCCGCTGATCAGCGACGCCCGCGTCCTCGGCGTCCTGGAGGTGCTGGACGCGTCCCCGCAGGCCCGGT is a genomic window of Streptomyces sp. SID8374 containing:
- the lanKC gene encoding class III lanthionine synthetase LanKC, translating into MPAVQETQLYCLADRTYYDTPDRLPDADSRYRLATDPPPAGWRRSAVGLWTSLVPEHAQLAEQGWKIHVSTVPGEAEATLRDTARICLRHGVPFKFLRSARALSLMADKHMNRSGAGKFIAVYPPDEAAFLALAEDLSTALAGRSGPYILSDLRIGDAPVYTRYGAYVPRWCDDGEGGRVLALRDPSGSLVPDERGVVFRTPSWVEVPPFLRPHLAARAAARDDTFPYTVTEALQFSNAGGIYLATDRETGRRVVLREARPHCGLDGAGDDAVTRLHREHRALTALAGLDCVPEVHGVRTVWEHHFLIEEHIEGNTLLDEIVARFALVRGAVTAAELAPYVAWTDAMVAELSRALEAVHARGLRFGDLHPSNIIVRPDGRIALVDFEYATELDDQDTPLAGAQGLQAPPGTPGAEADAYALWATWLTMLMPLTEMAGLERAKALTLESWARRRYGLSADAGPARPALLHGLEASRRREAEVAALFEPDVDWAEIRTRLLAGIHAGATPERADRLFPGGPGLFATGGTDLAHGAAGVLYALHRTGAPVPAEWTDWLAAAAFRRDPAEAGGLFDGLPGTALVLTLLGRAEAGRELWDRAMSAAPPPASADLFSGRAGLALAALRLARATGTTAPDAGLVDAALRTARDLDRLARGGSVDGLRLPESAGLLRGLSGAALLHLELHALTGELRLREAARTALEREAGHLVTMDDGTIQVRDGRRHLLYLNQGSSGVALLAQAYTARHEDPALSALIPGVRAGCAMEFVREPGLFTGRAGLAAAAGQLSPDGRTGPEVLASVRNLTWHLVAEEDRLLVPGATLRRCSADLATGAAGLLLSLDFLSRGTGGTGRESATGLLELLTLG
- a CDS encoding MFS transporter; translated protein: MTKPLRENRDFRLLWLSGLFAVLGGQMTALALPLLVLKETGSPVQAGAVGTVSVGAVLITMLPGGVMADRIERRRLMRLCDVGSLTVVTALTIAVLYGHAPMVLVLLVAAAGAVISSVYAPAVFGLMRAVVPADQMGTATARLQARTQTARLVGPLVGGALFGLHPALPFAVEALGLLASTICVALVRTRSRARTAAGSAFSKRELTAGLTFLWQIPYLRTVLLIFGLGMNFAFGSLTFIALTAFSDGGRSGIGGGFVISCVSAGALAGALFAPRISPARHSRVLIVATCWTCVAAAGVMAWLSRPVVAGLMCALCMFLSTVASIGFLSKLLVVTPEEKVGRVQSAAGFLSSMVQPFGPLAGGALLMAFGARWAFTLTGCVLAVSALVVTFASSARAEPAPPVQEPQPEPADPVEPEAKHAAPGV
- a CDS encoding radical SAM protein, yielding MELAELVGLRPFPAAGLLLGLTRRCPLRCRHCSTGSDLTVREEPDAGQLLHFVDSFTAENRPDVVMLTGGEPLLLPTLVGELSFLARRAGSRTAVLSGMFFARSQEIPPAILRAIAQVDHFSASLDVHHEREVARADVFRALHRIRESGIPVSFHLTGTGADDPYLADITRAIDREFGGRVPSLVNEVRPFGRAAAWARPARSGPDPSAAAPCSMAAWPVVAFDGTVLACCNQDTVDRRPAPAHLDLGHIGSDDWETVRRRALESPVLRMIRTVGPAHLAARSGAGPHAGSYCDGCRALGGDEAVAAGARAVAAGPAGALLDLAAARRGARGGPEGVVRRHGCSAYAPLVGARSTGSAP
- a CDS encoding iron-containing redox enzyme family protein — its product is MWRAEGLLERYRAYLCTMHAVIRASVPLMELALRRASDAPGDPLSEPLAAYLVEHIQEETGHDAWLLEDLVAAGADPGDALGPLPPPDVASLVGPQFYWIENHHPVALLGYIAVLEGYAPAPGLTGRIAALTGLPAAALRTLREHAALDTDHLDELYALLDRLPLTRDQEAAVAVSALHSLDALTRLFVRLGRSAPAPSLRGAGPTSPTGVTP
- a CDS encoding aroma-sacti cluster domain-containing protein, which codes for MTGPPQPPPTDPEQRPTEAVLYEAGFPVDLLTEEQRQVLGELSPQELTLLLDVKSRLDAVGPEVQAHGEIAGGALF
- a CDS encoding adenylate/guanylate cyclase domain-containing protein produces the protein MTCPSCRQELPSTARFCSSCGTPCAGPAVAAPAPVPPPPAEDERKPVTVLFCDLVGSTALSGVLDPETLRTVTLRYFEAMSEQIVARGGTPEKFIGDAVMAVFGVPVVREDDARRALAAALGMRRALDALNEELHASLGIRLTTRVGVNTGQVVAGSDATARQALVSGEVVNIAARLEQNAGPGEIFIGPQTLLAAGPTVRAEPTGPLRLKGKRESVEAYRLLALGADDPELLRRFDAPFVGRTTELGALTGALAESVREDRPVLLRVTGEAGIGKTRLVREWLALHGGAGSFTYGAGRCRTYGDHGTLAPLADAVRSLLPPAHAPGDEAVEDAMALLTGGLLRDGTPNAPFEDMCAALTVVLTRTARTRPVVLVLDDWHAAAPLLVRTVDRLTGGSGPARTLVICAGRPEEEPADGKQGHLQLTGLPREEAARLAAGLARIDGRPAPADDRLLARSEGNPLYLEQLLIDDRAAAPAPEGELPPTLQALLGARIGALARAERGVVDLAAVIGREFAAAELVRLELAVRTAERPGSALPAAPQDPGRVDEALAALARRRLVEPAPSGDGESSAYRFSSGLVHEVAYASLSKRAKAERHAWAAELPSVERTGDGAVGGHLERAYRYRAELGLLDDRARSLRDRAAAALGRAGAQAAARSDLHWAHGLLERAVELRPDAARAVLGLGEVRVALGRTEEGAELLRTVRDLTTAPVESAHARLALAVLDPAARPGPAATARAVLPVFEAAGDAVGRARAHLRLAQQLQQSGRHEEAERDHARALEHAVAAGAEPERAGALGAIGISLWRGPVPVPDAVERCRALLAAHGSGRPTVRVTLNCPLAVLYGLQDRADEAYACLAEAERLAGTLGFAEAEVFLPVFRATVEALLGREAEALALLVRADAAARRMGAAGMRTALALDAARLELDAGSEDRAVEWLAGIGDTSALSRADAVDLEGLRARLAATARPDEALHHADRAQRASLLTDSPLVQASAELDRARTLAALGRTADAVAAARSAGQHFADKGHLPGTRRVAAFLRTHTGPTAMATTSTTREGS
- a CDS encoding S8 family serine peptidase; translation: MGATETTATAGTRAAPGQGLTWSLRGRGPEDVPVLGDPGPPGGHPAGPALGRGVRVCVVDSGVERDHPLVGEPAASWVVVKDGESGEITVEPTTTGDTCGHGTACAGIIRRTAPECEIHSVRVLGERFSGTGDILMAGLRWAVEQRFDVVNLSLSTTRTRFAQELHSLADSAYFARTVIVASAHNTPVESFPWRFASVISVGSHQEDDPDLHLYNPSPPVEFFGPGQNVTVPWLGGRTIRTTGNSFATPYVAGLCARILSAHPRMTAFQLKNALYLSAANVRHEPAAAHPRPSTAAGDNRDDSED
- a CDS encoding GAF domain-containing protein yields the protein MTPKTESAPTASPFTPADAPRGELLQSVVDVARAIFGAAASSVLLLDEEADELVFQAVSGEGQEFLVGRRFPAGRGIAGWVATSGEPMVVDDLADDPSFDRSLAESTAYVPNSLMAAPLISDARVLGVLEVLDASPQARSGVRELDLLAMFARQAAAALRVVTPEPVAPVSPGRALAGAEREDALRLLGSLEQVLRGTA